The Streptomyces sp. NBC_01268 genome window below encodes:
- a CDS encoding DUF3099 domain-containing protein yields MRKHGGTEVFRITGARQGLAEDVRGRQRRYVISMSIRTLSVIAAASLWNVERYVAIVALVIGALLPYVAVVIANAGRESAPSLPSSFIPPPARPELEADAEHRDRGDDHAA; encoded by the coding sequence GCATGGCGGAACCGAGGTCTTCCGGATCACCGGCGCGCGGCAGGGCCTCGCCGAGGACGTCCGCGGGCGGCAGCGGCGGTACGTCATCTCGATGTCGATCCGCACGCTCTCCGTGATCGCCGCCGCCTCGCTGTGGAACGTGGAACGGTACGTGGCCATCGTGGCGCTCGTGATCGGGGCCCTGCTCCCCTATGTCGCCGTGGTGATCGCCAACGCCGGACGTGAGTCCGCGCCGTCCCTTCCCTCCTCGTTCATCCCCCCTCCGGCACGGCCCGAGCTGGAAGCCGATGCGGAACACCGGGACCGCGGAGACGATCACGCAGCGTGA